The following proteins are co-located in the Dromiciops gliroides isolate mDroGli1 chromosome 2, mDroGli1.pri, whole genome shotgun sequence genome:
- the LOC122742743 gene encoding 60S acidic ribosomal protein P1-like has translation MAVSELACIYSALILHDDEVTVTALNNVNIASLICNVGVGGPAPAAGGAAPAGGAAPASTAAPTEEKKKEEAKKKKESEESDDDMGFGLFD, from the exons ATGGCCGTCTCCGAGCTCGCTTGCATCTACTCTGCTCTCATCCTTCACGACGATGAGGTTACAGTCAC GGCCCTGAACAATGTAAACATTGCTAGTCTCATCTGCAATGTAGGAGTTGGTGGACCTGCCCCAGCAGCTGGTGGTGCTGCCCCTGCTGGAGGTGCTGCTCCTGCTAGCACAGCTGCCCCAactgaggagaagaagaaagaggaagcaaaaaaaaaaaaagagtccgaggagtctgatgatgacatgggctttggtctgtttgactaa